From a single Sorghum bicolor cultivar BTx623 chromosome 5, Sorghum_bicolor_NCBIv3, whole genome shotgun sequence genomic region:
- the LOC8056984 gene encoding respiratory burst oxidase homolog protein B: protein MQQQQQCSPRQPPLDPAIFLPHTKQHSTTTPAPSRPVPSPPHCSAAGGVGDERRRLVKNVRASRAGPSSRYGYKTSPPFLAQRSTVHPSPPVPVSSLPPSLASDYRNPPPPPYQPLAFRFFASLVKQLTTEKEERPAGRSKIAMHNPRPGGGDIVEMSSSSSAAAPHEAGARDRERVIPHSGPLSKKTGARKSARFAESVSAPLTAPPPPRASSANNNDDDDDYVEITLDVRDDSVAVHSVKPAHGGGGGGDDSDVTLLARTLENRRASGHSVIRNASSRIKQVSQELRRIASINRRGGGGGARLDRSKSAAAHALKGLKFISKAEGAAGWEAVEKRFDKLAENGLLHRSKFGQCIGMKEPEFAGELFDALSRRRNISGDSISKAELLEFWDQISDTSFDGRLQTFFDMVDKDADGRITEEEVKEIITLSASANKLSKITDQAEEYARLIMEELDPANLGYIELYNLEMLLLQAPSQSVRIGTTNSRNLSQMLSQSLRPTPEPNPLRRWYRRVHYFLEDNWRRVWVLLLWLSICAALFAWKFTQYRRRYVFHVMGYCVCVAKGGAETLKFNMALILLPVCRNTITWLRNRTTAVARVVPFDDSLNFHKVVAVGITVGAALHIVSHLTCDFPRLLHATDEAYAPLGQYFGTRRPPDYWWFVKGTEGWTGLVMLVLMAVAFTLATPWFRRGRVALPGPVLRRLTGFNAFWYSHHCFVAVYALLVVHGQYLYLTHKWYKKSTWMYLAVPVALYACERLTRALRSSVRPVKILKVAVYPGNVLSLHFSKPQGFRYRSGQYIFVNCAAVSPFQWHPFSITSAPQDDYVSVHIRTLGDWTRELKNVFSRVCRPPTEGKSGLLRAEYDRDGSAMANPSFPKVLIDGPYGAPAQDYKQYDIVLLVGLGIGATPMISIIKDIINNMKQPDGDLEAGAGADTSASSMASSFRTRRAYFYWVTREQGSFEWFRGVMDEVAETDKKGVIELHNYCTSVYEEGDARSALIAMLQSLNHAKHGVDVVSGTRVKTHFARPNWRNVYKRIALNHQNQRVGVFYCGAPVLTKELRELAQDFSRKTNTKFEFHKENF, encoded by the exons atgcagcagcagcagcagtgttCTCCGCGTCAGCCGCCCCTTGACCCCGCAATTTTCCTCCCACACACCAAACAGCACTCCACAACAACCCCCGCCCCGTCCCGCCCGGTCCCGTCCCCACCACACTGctcggcggcgggcggcgtcggcGACGAACGACGACGACTAGTAAAAAACGTACGCGCGTCCCGAGCCGGGCCGTCCTCCCGATACGGCTATAAAACCTCCCCGCCCTTCCTCGCCCAACGCAGCACCGTCCATCCCTCGCCTCCCGTTCCCGtctcctccctccctccgtCGCTCGCCTCCGACTACAGAAACCCGCCACCCCCACCGTACCAGCCGCTAGCGTTTCGTTTCTTCGCGAGTCTTGTCAAGCAGCTGACGACGGAAAAAGAagagcggccggccggccgatcGAAAATCGCCATGCATAACCCGAGGCCGGGCGGCGGTGACATCGTCGagatgtcgtcgtcgtcgtccgccgccgcgccgcacgAGGCGGGAGCCAGGGACAGGGAGCGCGTGATCCCACACAGCGGCCCGCTGAGCAAGAAGACCGGGGCGAGGAAGAGCGCGCGGTTCGCCGAGTCCGTGTCCGCGCCTCtcaccgcgccgccgccgccgcgcgcgtcgTCCGCCAAcaacaacgacgacgacgacgactacgTGGAGATCACCCTCGACGTGCGCGACGACTCGGTGGCGGTGCACAGCGTCAAGCCcgcccacggcggcggcggcggcggagacgaCTCGGACGTGACGCTGCTGGCGCGCACGCTGGAGAACCGGCGGGCGTCCGGCCACTCGGTGATCCGGAACGCCTCGTCGCGGATCAAGCAGGTGTCGCAGGAGCTCCGCCGCATCGCCTCCATcaaccgccgcggcggcggcggcggggcgagGCTGGACCGGTCCAAGTCCGCGGCCGCGCACGcgctcaaggggctcaagttcaTCAGCAAGGCCGAGGGCGCCGCCGGATGGGAGGCCGTCGAGAAGCGCTTCGACAAGCTCGCCGAGAACGGGCTCCTCCACCGCTCCAAGTTCGGCCAGTGCATCG GGATGAAGGAGCCGGAGTTCGCCGGCGAGCTGTTCGACGCGCTGTCTCGGCGCCGCAACATCTCCGGCGACAGCATCAGCAAGGCCGAGCTGCTCGAGTTCTGGGACCAAATCTCCGACACCAGCTTCGACGGCCGCCTGCAGACCTTCTTCGACAT GGTCGACAAGGACGCGGACGGCAGGATCACCGAGGAGGAGGTCAAAGAG ATCATCACGCTGAGCGCGTCAGCGAACAAGCTGTCGAAGATCACAGATCAAGCGGAGGAGTACGCTCGTCTAATCATGGAGGAGCTAGACCCTGCCAACCTGGGCTACATCGAGCTCTACAACCTGGAGATGCTGCTCCTCCAAGCTCCGTCCCAATCCGTGCGGATCGGCACCACCAACAGCCGGAACCTGAGCCAGATGCTGTCGCAGAGCCTCCGCCCGACGCCGGAGCCGAACCCGCTCCGGCGCTGGTACCGCCGCGTGCACTACTTCCTGGAGGACAACTGGCGGCGCGTGTGGGTGCTCCTCCTGTGGCTCTCCATCTGCGCCGCGCTCTTCGCCTGGAAGTTCACCCAGTACCGCCGCCGCTACGTCTTCCACGTGATGGGCTACTGCGTCTGCGTCGCGAAGGGCGGCGCCGAGACGCTCAAGTTCAACATGGCGCTCATCCTCCTGCCCGTCTGCCGGAACACCATCACCTGGCTCCGCAACCGGACCACCGCCGTGGCGCGCGTCGTCCCCTTCGACGACAGCCTCAACTTCCACAAGGTGGTCGCCGTCGGGATCACCGTGGGCGCCGCGCTCCACATCGTCTCCCACCTGACGTGCGACTTCCCGCGGCTCCTCCACGCCACCGACGAGGCGTACGCGCCGCTGGGGCAGTACTTCGGGACGCGGCGGCCGCCGGACTACTGGTGGTTCGTGAAGGGCACGGAGGGGTGGACGGGGCTGGTGATGCTGGTGCTCATGGCGGTGGCGTTCACGCTGGCGACGCCGTGGTTCAGGAGAGGGAGGGTGGCGCTGCCGGGCCCCGTGCTCAGGCGGCTCACCGGGTTCAACGCGTTCTGGTACTCGCACCACTGCTTCGTGGCGGTGTACGCGCTGCTCGTCGTGCACGGGCAGTACCTGTACCTGACGCACAAGTGGTACAAGAAGTCGACGTGGATGTACCTGGCCGTGCCCGTGGCGCTGTACGCGTGCGAGAGGCTGACGAGGGCGCTCAGGTCCAGTGTCCGCCCCGTGAAGATACTCAAGGTGGCGGTTTACCCTGGGAACGTCCTGTCGCTGCATTTCTCCAAGCCGCAGGGGTTTCGGTACAGGAGTGGACAGTACATCTTCGTCAACTGCGCCGCCGTCTCGCCGTTCCAGTG GCACCCGTTCTCCATCACGTCGGCACCACAGGACGACTACGTGAGCGTGCACATCAGGACGCTGGGTGACTGGACACGCGAGCTCAAGAACGTCTTCTCGAGG GTGTGCCGGCCGCCGACGGAGGGCAAGAGCGGGCTGCTCCGCGCCGAGTACGACCGCGACGGCAGCGCCATGGCCAACCCCAG CTTCCCCAAGGTGCTGATCGACGGCCCCTACGGCGCGCCGGCGCAGGACTACAAGCAGTACGACATCGTGCTTCTCGTCGGGCTGGGCATCGGCGCCACGCCCATGATCTCCATCATcaaggacatcatcaacaacatgaAGCAGCCGGACGGCGACCTGgaagccggcgccggcgccgacaCGTCGGCGTCCTCCATGGCGTCGTCGTTCCGCACGCGGCGCGCCTACTTCTACTGGGTGACCCGGGAGCAGGGCTCCTTCGAGTGGTTCCGCGGCGtcatggacgaggtggccgAGACGGACAAGAAGGGCGTCATCGAGCTCCACAACTACTGCACCAGCGTGTACGAGGAAGGCGACGCCCGGTCGGCGCTCATCGCCATGCTCCAGTCGCTCAACCA